The DNA sequence AGGTTTCCGCCCGTCTTTTTTTTGAGTCCTGCGGTCTTGATATTCCAAAAAAAGACGAGGATGAATTTTTTATAATGCTTGCAAAAAGCCTCCCGAAACAAAAGCTGATTTCTATAGAAAACCTAAAGGCCGAAAACTATAAGCCCCTTTTAAAAGCGGAAAATGATTATAAAAAACTTCTCGAAAAAAATAAAATGGATTTAAGCCCATTTTCGGCTTCTGCAAGTTTGGGATATTCTTATACGGGATCATACATGAATAAACTTGAGAATATAAGTTCGGGGCTGCAGCTGATGTTTCCCGGGGTAAGGCTTGATACGGGCCTTAGCTTAGGTTTGGACTCAGGCTCCGTTCCGTCCATGCAGGTGTCTTTTTCGATAAACCCGCTTGCAATTTATGATTATTATCTTAATAAAAAAAATGTTGCCTTAAAAGAAGCGGGCGAAAAGATAAAGCTGGGAAACACGAGGAATAATTTTGCTAAAGAGTTTAATACTTTTAAGCTTAAATGGGAGCAGCTTGAGTGGCAGCAAATCCGCTATGCCGAAGAACTCGATATTTATAAAGAAAATGCCGAAGAACATGCTAAATGGTTCCAAAGGGGACTTATAAACGCTTTGGAAAATAAGCAGGCTTCTTTGCAATATATTACCGCTCTTTTAGGTTCAGCCGATTCGAATATCGCCGTACATATTTTTAATGCCGAATTAAAAGAAGCTTTCGATATAGAGGAAAAATAAATGCAGGATACAAAGCAAAAAAATAAAAAGATTATCTTAATAGTCATTGCCGCAATAATTATACTTTTGATAGTTTGGATTCTTTTTTTACCCAAGAAGGGAACTGAGGAGATTTCTCAAACGGTTACGGTAACTAAAGAAGTGATACAGGATGTCATTCAAGTTTCAGGTTATATTCAGCCTGCTCAACAGCAAAACCTTCACTCACCGGGCGAGGGCCTTATAAAAAAGGTTGCGGTTAAAGAAGGCGATACCGTAAAAAAAGGCGACCTTATCTTTGCTCTTGACAATACCTATCAGGCTTTTCAAGTTGCAAAGCAGGAATTTGCTATTGAAAAAGAACAATTGCAAGGCTATTCTAAAAACCTTGAACTTATGAAACTGGAGCTTGAATCTTTAAAGAGGGCCTTACGGGATAGAAGCGTTTATGCAAAGTTTGACGGCATAGTCGTTTCTTTTGACCTTACCGAAGGCTCCTATGTTATGCCCAAGGATAATTTCGGGGTGATTATAGACCGCTCCTTTTTTAAGTCTACTGTCGATGTTTCCGAAGGAGATGTTCCGCGGTTAAAGGTAGGGCAAAAAGTTTTACTCAGCTTTCAAGCTCTCGGCGATGAAAAAGTGGAAGGCCGTGTTACCTATCATTCTTCAATTGCTAAGTCCGGCAGCCAAAGGGGTGCCACTGTGATAGAAACAAAGATCGTTGTCGATAAGCTTCCCGAAAATGTTTTACCCGGTTATTCTTTTAGCGGAAACATTATTGCCGGTGAAGATGAAGAAGTTTTGCTTTTGGATCAAACGGCTCTTTCCTATGATAAGGGCGAACCCTATGTTGAAAGGCTTCTTGAAAACGGCAAGATTGAAAGGGTTAATGTCGAGGTTG is a window from the Treponema denticola genome containing:
- a CDS encoding efflux RND transporter periplasmic adaptor subunit gives rise to the protein MQDTKQKNKKIILIVIAAIIILLIVWILFLPKKGTEEISQTVTVTKEVIQDVIQVSGYIQPAQQQNLHSPGEGLIKKVAVKEGDTVKKGDLIFALDNTYQAFQVAKQEFAIEKEQLQGYSKNLELMKLELESLKRALRDRSVYAKFDGIVVSFDLTEGSYVMPKDNFGVIIDRSFFKSTVDVSEGDVPRLKVGQKVLLSFQALGDEKVEGRVTYHSSIAKSGSQRGATVIETKIVVDKLPENVLPGYSFSGNIIAGEDEEVLLLDQTALSYDKGEPYVERLLENGKIERVNVEVEAYTQGTVKVLSGLKEGDTLRVKPPKW